A window from Chitinophaga filiformis encodes these proteins:
- a CDS encoding metallophosphoesterase family protein: MQRRSLFKKLGGLLLAPAIPFGTIAAAPRIDKPVLRIAHLTDVHLYDRLEAPDHFRKCLHHVQLQEPKVDMILNGGDIVFDMNKENLSAIDAQWKLLHTIMKSECSLPVYYTLGNHDIWWHENSRGAAAYGKKYSMDQLQLALPYYSFVKAGWKFIVLDSVHLDIDDTWYIGKLGEEQMHWLEKELQSTDPSMPVCVLSHIPILTATLMVEDNVVNRWQMLGGDMHTDVAKIVRLFYQHPNVKLCLSGHIHLKDKVVYNNVTYLCNGAVSGAWWNGNNRETAPGYGLIELFANGDFTEKYVNYQV, encoded by the coding sequence ATGCAAAGAAGATCATTGTTCAAAAAGCTCGGCGGATTGTTGTTGGCTCCGGCTATTCCATTTGGCACGATTGCAGCGGCTCCCCGTATCGATAAGCCTGTATTACGGATCGCACATCTGACGGATGTACATCTGTATGACAGGTTGGAGGCCCCTGATCATTTCAGAAAATGCCTGCACCATGTACAATTGCAGGAGCCTAAGGTGGATATGATCCTTAACGGGGGAGATATCGTATTTGATATGAACAAAGAAAATCTGTCCGCTATTGATGCGCAATGGAAACTGCTCCATACTATTATGAAGAGCGAGTGCAGCCTGCCTGTATATTATACACTGGGCAACCATGATATCTGGTGGCATGAGAATAGCAGAGGAGCGGCCGCATATGGTAAGAAATACTCCATGGACCAGCTACAGCTGGCATTGCCCTATTACAGTTTTGTGAAAGCCGGCTGGAAGTTCATTGTGTTGGATAGTGTACACCTGGATATTGATGATACCTGGTATATTGGTAAACTGGGAGAAGAGCAGATGCATTGGCTGGAAAAGGAATTGCAATCGACAGATCCATCAATGCCGGTATGTGTGCTGTCACATATTCCCATCCTGACGGCAACGTTGATGGTGGAAGATAATGTTGTGAACCGCTGGCAGATGCTGGGAGGGGATATGCATACGGATGTAGCGAAGATCGTCCGCCTGTTCTACCAGCACCCCAATGTGAAGTTGTGTTTAAGCGGGCATATTCATCTGAAAGATAAAGTTGTGTACAATAATGTGACCTACCTGTGTAACGGAGCGGTAAGCGGGGCCTGGTGGAATGGCAACAACCGGGAGACAGCGCCGGGCTATGGATTGATAGAATTGTTCGCCAATGGCGATTTTACAGAAAAATACGTTAATTACCAGGTATAG
- a CDS encoding Gfo/Idh/MocA family protein, translated as MNNSRRHFIRSASTLMAGAGLVSALPASLRAVAPSDKINVAAIGINGMGWADLTAILKNPYAQCVALCDVDKNVLDKRAGELAQKGQKVATYSDYRKLLEDKTIDAVIIGTPDHWHCLQMTDAVSAGKDVYVEKPIGNSIAEINAMVAAQERTKRVVQVGQWQRSQQHFKDAVAFVHSGKLGQVRLVKAWAYMGWMHSIPKQPDGNPPAGVDYAAWLGPAEKRPFNPNRFHFNFRWYWDYAGGLMTDWGVHLLDYALLGMKAQHPVSVMAAGGKFAYPDDAAETPDTLTTVYQFDGFNIQWEHAIGIDGGPYGRDHGIAFIGNNGTLVLDRGGWEVIPEKGKMEAVPRTKSVDNGLDKHAINFLDVIKSRKLEDLNTPIQAGAHVARVAQLGNIAYKTGRKLNWNGAKEQFDDTAANKFLAAEYHNGYKLPKA; from the coding sequence ATGAACAACTCAAGAAGACACTTTATCCGCTCTGCCTCCACATTGATGGCAGGAGCCGGATTGGTCAGCGCGTTACCCGCCTCTTTACGCGCTGTTGCCCCCAGTGACAAGATTAATGTTGCAGCTATCGGTATCAACGGCATGGGATGGGCAGACCTCACCGCCATCCTGAAGAACCCTTATGCACAATGCGTAGCCTTATGTGATGTCGATAAGAACGTGCTGGATAAAAGGGCCGGGGAACTGGCGCAGAAAGGTCAGAAAGTGGCTACCTACAGCGATTACCGCAAGCTGCTGGAAGATAAAACGATCGATGCTGTCATCATCGGTACGCCGGACCACTGGCATTGCCTTCAGATGACAGACGCTGTATCTGCCGGAAAGGACGTATACGTGGAAAAACCTATCGGGAACTCCATTGCCGAGATCAACGCCATGGTAGCCGCCCAGGAACGCACCAAACGGGTAGTACAGGTAGGCCAGTGGCAACGCAGCCAGCAACATTTTAAAGACGCGGTAGCTTTCGTACATTCCGGGAAGCTTGGCCAGGTGCGCCTGGTAAAGGCCTGGGCATATATGGGCTGGATGCATTCCATTCCCAAACAACCAGACGGCAATCCGCCTGCTGGCGTAGACTACGCAGCCTGGCTCGGCCCTGCTGAAAAGAGACCTTTCAATCCTAACCGCTTCCACTTTAACTTCCGCTGGTACTGGGATTATGCGGGCGGCCTGATGACCGACTGGGGCGTTCACCTGCTGGACTATGCCCTCCTCGGTATGAAAGCGCAGCACCCTGTATCTGTTATGGCTGCAGGCGGTAAATTCGCTTATCCTGACGATGCTGCTGAAACACCAGATACACTCACGACGGTATACCAGTTCGATGGTTTCAATATTCAGTGGGAACACGCTATCGGCATCGACGGTGGCCCTTATGGCCGTGATCATGGCATTGCCTTCATCGGCAACAACGGTACACTGGTACTCGACCGTGGTGGCTGGGAGGTGATCCCTGAAAAAGGAAAGATGGAAGCAGTACCCCGTACTAAATCCGTAGACAATGGCCTGGACAAACACGCCATCAATTTCCTCGATGTGATCAAGTCCCGTAAACTGGAAGACCTTAACACCCCTATCCAGGCGGGTGCGCATGTAGCAAGGGTGGCCCAGCTGGGAAATATCGCCTATAAAACAGGCAGGAAACTAAACTGGAATGGCGCCAAAGAACAATTCGATGATACAGCCGCCAATAAGTTCCTCGCTGCAGAATATCACAATGGTTACAAGCTCCCGAAAGCTTAA